The sequence TATGCCAGGCGAGTTCGGTCAGATGCACGCCGTCGCGCGCGCGGATGTCGTAGACCTCTTCCGGTGCCGCGATGATCTCGACATGGCGGCCATCCTCCAGCACCAGACGGTCGCCATCGTTCAGGGCGACGGGTTCGGACAGGTCGACCAGCACCTTGCTGCCATCGGACAGTTCGATGGCGCGGCGGCGAAGATGCCGTTCGTCATGCGCAAGCACAGCCTTGGCGAATGCGGGCGCCGCACCCGCCTCGCCAGCGGGCCGCACCGAGACGGCGCGCGGGAATTTGGTGAAATCGGTGTTGAGGTTGAGTTTCATTTCAAGGAGCCTCCGTTGGCCTGCGCCCGTGCGCGGGCAGGGCGCGAAAGCACCCTGTCGAAATAGGCGTTGACGCGGTCGGACTCGATCAGGAATTTTCCGGCGCGCGCCCAGCCGCCCATGTCGCCGAGCAGCACGTCGACGGCGGAAAACCGGTCGCCGAGCGCAAACGTTTTGTCGCCAAGCCGGCGGCCCAGCGCCTTTGCTTCCGAGGCGAAATCGAAGGCCGCCGCGGGGCCGACATCGACGCGCACTTCCTTCGGCAGCAGGAAGCGGTGGCGCAATTTGTTCCACAGCGGCGCCTCGAACTCGCTCTGGGCAAAATGCATCCAGGAATCCATCTCGGCACGGCCGGCGACGCCGGGGCTGGCGCCCATGCCTTTATCCGCGTGCTTGTCGGCGAGATAGACGCAGATCGCCGCCGAATCCGTCACCGTCAGCTCGCCGTCGATGAGGACCGGCACCTTGCCTGATGGGTTAAGCGCATAGGCTTCTGGCGAGCGCAACTTCACTTCGACGAACTCATAACGCTGCCCGAGCTCCTCGAGCATCCAGAGAACGCGACTGACCCGGGATCCCCGTGATCCGACGGCCTTGTACATGGTTGAACCCTACCTTTTCCTGGACTCTAGACCATCCGACACAGTCATACGATCGTGTCGAAGAGCCGCAGGATGAACGATATCTGGTAGATCAGCGCCGCCGCGACAAAAGCGATGTGGAAGCGGCTGTCGCGCACCAGGATCGCGGCGATGCACAGCGCCACGAAGACCGGCGTGCGGAACAGATACTCGTTGCCGAAGCGGGCAAAATGCTCAGACCCTTTCAGCAACGTATCGACCACATCGAGCAGATAGGTCGCCGCCAGCAGGCCGAAGAACCAGCCCCGGCGCGAATAGAAGAAATCCTCGTAGCTGGTGTAGTCCAGCATCGAATCCGGAAACAGCAGCGCGCAGAGCAGGAACAGCGTGATCGCGTAGAAGATGATGAACAGGTATTTGCCGAAGGTCCAGGTCTCGATGGCGTAGAGCCCGAACTCCCACCACCAGAAATGCACCAGCATCAGAAGCACCGAGGCGACCCAGGCCAGGTGGACGGAATAGAGCCGGTACTGGCCGGGATGCTGGACGATCCGCGCCACCCCCGACAGCAGGCGGGCGACGCCTAGCCCGATCACCATGCCCATGACGATGCGGATATGCGGGAAGATGTCGTGGGGTGAGGCTATTTCGGTGGCCATGGGTCACGACGTCATGAAATATCTGCGACGGACCAATTCTCTGCTACTCGCGAATAAGTTTGTCGGAAGACCACAGCGTACCTGGAAAATAGTCATGGTCCAGAATTTCCCTGATCGCATACGGGCAATCAACTGGGAAATCGCGATCTCTCATGCTGGTTTCGTCCAGCGCCTTCAATCTTGCTATCTTGAACTCTCGAGCGAGCCTCTGCGCCGGATATGCTTTCAGGCTCGGGCTTTCATCGAGCAGATCATCAATTCGGTGCCGCTGTTCACGGATTGCCAGCAGCCATCCAGTTTTGCGTTGCTCGGGCTGAAACTCCCATTTGAGCAAGTGAAGGACCAAGGTACCAAGCCTGCTTGCAATTTCCCTTTTGTCGCTCCGCCCCAAGCTCTCAATCTCCTCGGCAAGATTCTCGCGGTCGAGGTCGGATAGACGACCTTCGCGCAACAGCGCGCCTTGCTCGGCGCACCACTGAGCATAGTCGGCCTCATAGGGCGTCAATTGCTGTTTGCGAAAAATCTTATTCATGAAGTCTATATTGCTCCAAAGGCCCCGGATTTCCAAGTTGGAAGCAAACGACGTGGTCGATCAGGCGATCCAGCGGGACAGTGTCGGTGCCGAAGTTGACAAGCCGCATACGGTTTTGCGCCAACAGTTGACGAAATGCGCGCAGGTTTCGGTCGAGGCATTTGACCGAATTCATGAACCTTAACCTGGAAGCGGCCTTAAAACAGAAAATACCGCTGCGCCATCGGCAGCACCGTTGCCGGCTCGCAGGTGAGCAATTCGCCGTCGGCGCGCACCTCGTAGGTTTCGGGGTCGACCTCGACATGCGGCGTGGCGTCGTTGAGCACCATCGAG is a genomic window of Mesorhizobium huakuii containing:
- the ureE gene encoding urease accessory protein UreE; the encoded protein is MKLNLNTDFTKFPRAVSVRPAGEAGAAPAFAKAVLAHDERHLRRRAIELSDGSKVLVDLSEPVALNDGDRLVLEDGRHVEIIAAPEEVYDIRARDGVHLTELAWHIGNRHLAAGIEADRIVILRDHVIKAMLEGLGATVREVSEPFKPVRGAYSGHGGGHDHGHAHSHAEAHSHAHGESHSHAHSHSHAGHHHDHD
- a CDS encoding glutathione S-transferase family protein; protein product: MYKAVGSRGSRVSRVLWMLEELGQRYEFVEVKLRSPEAYALNPSGKVPVLIDGELTVTDSAAICVYLADKHADKGMGASPGVAGRAEMDSWMHFAQSEFEAPLWNKLRHRFLLPKEVRVDVGPAAAFDFASEAKALGRRLGDKTFALGDRFSAVDVLLGDMGGWARAGKFLIESDRVNAYFDRVLSRPARARAQANGGSLK
- a CDS encoding DUF29 domain-containing protein; this encodes MNKIFRKQQLTPYEADYAQWCAEQGALLREGRLSDLDRENLAEEIESLGRSDKREIASRLGTLVLHLLKWEFQPEQRKTGWLLAIREQRHRIDDLLDESPSLKAYPAQRLAREFKIARLKALDETSMRDRDFPVDCPYAIREILDHDYFPGTLWSSDKLIRE